Genomic window (Rosa chinensis cultivar Old Blush chromosome 6, RchiOBHm-V2, whole genome shotgun sequence):
TGCTCATACTATTTAAAACGGGAAAAACAAGCTACCCCAAAATTTGACCTATATAGTAAAACACTCGCAGCAGTTAGCGAATTATTGAAAATCTAACAAAGAGAACAATACATTTAAGTTAAAAAATGTTCGTTTGGAAATATCCGATAAAATTGAAATGATACAGTTTTTACAAACACGTATAAATCGAGACTCAATGACAAAGTTCGTGGTTTAACCGTCGCTATATTTATTATTTACTCATTGTCAAACAATATTATGAATTAATTAGAATCGAACAATCCAGATCTCCAAGACAACCGGGCTTCTCCCCAATCTTGTAAAGCTCACGCACAAGTATGCAGCCCAAGTACTGGCAAGTGTTTCGTCCAAGGTACCATCGACAAAAACCGTAACCTTTGGACTTTCATGAACAGAGTGAGTGAATCCAAATAGTAACGGTCCACCTCTATTTGTGTATTAATATCTCAACATTTTTATTTCCAAGGCCAAATTAATTTATGACGCCACGAAAATCCATATTAGTCTCAGTAACATGCTCCTCTTTATTAACCAAATCTCACTCCAGTTAAGGCATTAACCCAccattgaaacttgaaagttaCATAAAATTCTGCAACTTGGGGTTTGCCATAAATAACTTGTTACCAGAAAGACAGAATCTACTTTATTTCAGGCTCAGCTTCTTCTTTATAGTAACAGTAACGTAACAACAGTCCTTTCGTACTTTTTTCCCAAACACATGTATCTTTTCCGTCGACAACCTCCCGTAGGTAACGGCAAGCTTTTCCGTGACTACGTGCTAGTAAAAAAAAATCGGATGATAAATAAttacttttcaattttcatagCGTAGTTTAGAAAAGCAGTGAATAATTTCTCTGCCTTAAAGAAATTTTGGTACTTCATAGGTAGAAAAGTTGCATGGTTGCCTAGAGGATGACATAGGACTATTTTGGTCCTTTCCATCAAGTTCTGAATCTTGAAGATGCAAAAATTTTGTGCATATGTGTCAAAACTGATCACATTTTCATACGCTAGTCTGCCAAACATAAAATAAACTGAACTCTTATTCCTCCTTTTTAACACCAATTTAAACACAAATCAGGCCTAGTCTAGCAATCTTAACAGCAACCCTCATCAACAAATGGCAGAGTAGTGGTCactctcactttctctctcgctctcttttTTCCTCTGGTGTCAACTTAGCAGCCTCCACCACTtgccttctctcttttttttttctttcgatttTACACTGGCCTTTAATAGTGGTACGGTAGAGGTAGATTAAGGTAGGATTTAGCctgaaaatttatgataatATTATATTATAATAGTTGAAAAAATTATTTAGACAAGAGGCACTTTGTCCTTACATACTTGCTTTTATTTGTGTTACTATAGCTATTTTCAGAGTTATTCATTTAATTATCTGATCAGTCAAATACATATTTAGGTAAGCTTGCTATTTCAACCATAATATAACATGAGAATTGACATTTGAAAATGGTATCAAATCAAATTATTTGTGACAtgtatattttccttttcactcCCCTGAATTTTATCCAGTTATGAACCCTAGTAATTGTGGCATATGAAGCTCTGCCTTgcttgtcataaaaaaaaacaaaaaaaaaactttgtctTGCTATTTAAGATGGGGCCTTAATTGCTGCACCATATATATTATGCTGCATCAACTCACTAGTGCAGAATTAGGTCCTGCATTTTTTTGGGTTCACCTACTGCATTATACTGCGCCATGAATTTCAGTTTCCTTCTCCAACTAGATTGTATCTCATTTATGATCGATATTCATATAAGGCTGCTTAACATGAAAACGTGAAATTAATTTTGCATAACATATAAACGTTTGAAACTTCTTCGTTAATTCACATTATATCATTGAGAGTCAAAATGTAAATATATATTCCTTTCGAGtgtgaaattattttttattgaatTATAATTAGGCTaagtcatctttttttttttttgcggtaTAGAGAGGGATTGTCACCATATGACTAGCTAGTTTAAACGACAACCCACAATATTTTGTACATGTGTGATAAGTTCAACAATGCATTGCTCAAACTACCGGATACTTCTAAGAATGTCCTGACATGTTCACCTACTTTTAGCATGAGTATGTggcgaaaaagaaaaagaaaaaaaagagaactaTTTCAATTGTTAGAATCCCGTGTGTTTTAAGAGCTAGGAAACGTAAGTGCACTTCATCTTTGTAAGAGTGTATCATTCTTTTTCTAgctaacaaaaattaataataataattatattaATATTATGGGAGAGTCTTTGCCTCTCTAGTGTAtactttttaaatgaagatttcatAAAAACTTTCAAATCAAACAGTTAGATGAGTATTTGAATTTTAGCTAAATGATTATTTAATCAAGAATAATTTACCcaacaattaattttaaaaCTCTCGCTGAGCTATCATTAGAGAGCTCCATTATAATCAATTGTTGAACGTATTCCTCTTTTATTGTGGAAAAAACATATACAAACATTATAAATATTTCATGGCCTTAtaatctaatatatatatatatatatatatatggatactATTAATTCAAATCATCAAATGATAATTTTCATTTCAACGGTTTGGCACAAAATGTAGATTTTAAAAACTTTAACACGTTTACTAATACATATGATAATACACCATGTACAATGATACTTACTAAAGGGCCCCGGTACTAGTGCTCATAATTTAGCATTATTACATAAGAGTCTATATATATTCGAATAATACAGATAATGTCTTCTTAAGATTATGAATTACACACATTTAGTCAAAATGTCAATTAATCATAGAATTTGACGTAATGAAATTATTAAATAGCTATTACCATTTATAGAATGGTGGAAGCAAAGAACTTAGAAGAATGGACaaacaaaattagaaaaatgaACGAAAGAATTCGTGACCTAAAACATTCTTTATCTCTGTGTTATAAGCATTCGGAATCGGGTTAACAACTTGACAGACAAGAAAGACAAGGCCGAAAATGTTGAATGGGTCATCACTTTTCCTCCCTTCCCTTTGCCTGTGCTTCTAGTTAATGGGCCACGGTTCACGGGTCACGGGTCATGGAACACAGGTCGGGTATTCACAACCCACGAACGAACTTTGTCAGCGTCACACACGCCACCAGGGTGGGGCCCAGCCCATAAAAAaggataataaaataaaaaacccgtaccaaaaaaagaagaaaataaaaaaaagagagaaaaagagtcAGAGTCGCCCAGACCCACCCCGCAAACATACCCAACGAGACCCAACgaagagaagaacaaaaaaaaaactggaatCAGCTCCACTTTCTTCACCACACATAATATAACACCACGCCTCCCCTCTCCCCtcatatgtatatatttcaaaacccaacctctctctctcattcttcatCCGCcactctcctttctctctctaaaacctcctccttttccttctctctctaaaGCCTCCTCCATCTCTTCTCTCTGAAAGGTCTCGATGCTGGTGGCGAAGGACGAGTGGACGAGTGCGGCGATGACCGACGACGTCCTCGTCGTCGAGCTACTGCTGCGGCTGAAGGAGTCGCGAGCGGCGTCATCCTCGTCGTCTCCGCTTCTCCACTATCCCTTCACGGCCAAGTCCGTGATTCCGCGGTGGGGTCTCCGGCTGCCACGCAGCAAGGCGTCGGGGTCGGCGGCGTCTTCCTCGAGATGCGACGCCGTTTGCCGGAGGAACAACAGTAAGAAGGACGACTCGACTAGATGCAGCCCCACCACGCCGCTTTCCTGGAGCGGCGGCAGCGGCGGCGGCTCGCCTTCCGGCACTGCCGATGGATTCGAAGAGTCCAGCCGCCCCAGATCCAAGGTCTAGCTCtcgctctctcactctctctctctctctgatttttttgctttttgtgtgtttggatttgtcgCTGGCTGATCTCTTTTCTGTGAAGGCTGTGTTTGTTTCATCGGTTGACCGAAATACCCACGGCGAGTGTTTCTATTCGCGTCTAGCTCAGTGTGGTGGAGCTGCCTTCTGGACTTTTCGTGTGTCCATCGTCGCGTCCATGAAGCATTCGTGTCTTCTGGAAGAGAAGCCGTTCTCAtgcttttttttatattcttttttacCATATTTGTCCTTCATCCTCTTCCGTTTTTACCATGTATTTCCGTTTTAAAATCCCGATTTCGAAACCGACGTTTCTGTTTGCGTCTCACTTTTCGCTGTCGTCTCTTCAGCTGCTAAATTGCCTCCTACTCACATGCTGACAAGGTCATTTTGTTTCTCTCCTAAAGATTTTTAGATGATCTGCGGTGGTCAACCGTCGGCGGCCACCGTTCACGGTGTCGTTCATATTTTTCTCTACGACCAAAAATGGCCTactttttcattttcctcacGTGATACGTCAGATCGAGACACTCCCTCACGTTTTCGTCTCGCTCCTTTTGCCGGTCACCTGTCATTCTTTGTTTACCTTCCAGATTTACAAAACTACCCTCCTAAAACCCCCACCACGGGATTCGGTGGCGGTAAGGACAGTCCGGTCATTCCAATTTTCTTCCGCTGCGAAGTTTCCTTCTCTTCTGAATCCTTCTCTATTTGCGACAAACTTGAGTGCCGCGTTGAGTCAAAAGTACGGGCAGAGCGGCAGAAGCGAGGGCGTTTCGGTCATATAAATAGACTAGATAGGGTGTGGTGACGTGGGGCCCTATTCTCAAGGCGCGGTGGGGCCCAGCGGGTTTTGGCTTTGCGATAGGTCCTCGTTCGGTTTGGTGCGGCGTTTTTAGTGGGGGTTGCTGCTTTGATTTGTGAATTGGTGTGCGAGTAATTATCCCCTGTGGGGCGGTGTCGAGCGGTCTTAGGATAGACCTTCGTCTTTCTTTGAATAATGCCTTGTTGCACTTTCTGGAGATCCAGGAAAACCCGGTTGTTAATCGGGGCGGTCGGTTGGTGGATTTCGTTTTTGAATGCGGATCTGATGGTTGTGAATAGTTTGGTGCGGGTGGCTATGGTGCTtgtaatattttttgtttttgtttttaaatttaatcatttttaattttcgaaaggGGTTTGGATTCGGTGTGAAGGTAGCTGGAGTTGTCAGCGAGCGAGAGAGAGGCAAATATTTATATGGAGGCCAATGGCGAAGTGAGGTCACGTGAGTTGTGAGGAGGTCACGTGAGGTAGGTATAAACTATGGGACTCTTTCATGTGTGGCCACGTGGAAATTCATGATGTGGCCTGAAAGATGATGGGAGATTGGGAGAGGATGTAAAGGTCTGAATTGGTGAAGCTCTGTAGGAGAAGAGggttaattggtgattgaggaAAGAGATGGACTTAAACTTCATTTTCtgatgttttaaaaaaaaaaattcattttctgaTTGTGAGGTGGAATAATTGAAAGTGTTTTCTGTTCGtgttcattttctttcaaagaTTGCGATGTTTGAGGTCTCTGCATGTTTCTGTATTAACCTATAAGATATGTACACTGCGTTATATTTTGTTCTTTGTAAGTGTATTTGCTGAAGTTTTTGCTTTGATATTTCAGGGTACTGCTACATATGAATCCACTAGCACCACCAATGGAATCAAGAgggcaaggaagaagaaggtaaAAGACAAATTTTCTTTACTCAAATATCGTTTTTGGCACCCACTTGATTTCACTTTCAAGATAACCTACAATTTGTACAGTGTCCACCACATTATTCTGCCTCTTGATTCGTTAAAGGAATGTAATAATTAAGTAATGGGGTTTGATAGATTGGTTTGAGTTAATTTAATACTGTCATTCTCTTACCAGTTATAGACTTCtactttgttttgatttggacTTGATTGTTCTTTTGCAGTCATATGATGAGCTTAAAGAAGAGGAAACTTCGTTGTTGAAAGAAAGGACTAATTTGAGAAAGGAAATAGCGACATTACAGGCTACTTTTAAAGAGCAAAGAGCCAAAAATGAGCACTTAAAGAGAGCGAAGGTGATTCTGCTGTTCTTTATATATCTTTTACTATTTATATCTTCGGGTTCAAGCCCTTTTGTCTTTCATATATGTCAAGGTTCGTAAAAATAGAATGGAGAATATATTTGCATCCCTGAAAGTATATTCCTTTCAAAATTCAGAACTCATTTCTTGAATTCTCAGCCTGTTTTTGGCTCTTCTTTGCTGAATTTCAGTGTATTTTTGCTTTGCAGCTCGACTTGAACTTGCATTCTTCTGCCACAAATTTGATTGCGTACTTTGATGGAGCGGAGAACGCTATTGCCAGTCAACCCCATCAGAGAATAGCACCTCCTAGTTTCGGACACTTTCCTTCACATTTGCTTTCACATGCCACACCGTATGTTAATCCGTATCCTCAACTGGATTCCAGCGATGAACACAAGGCTGCTTCGTCATCTGGGAACAATTCTTTCGTGCTGCCTGATCTGAACATGGTGCCTTTTGAGGAGGACTCTGGTTCGGAAATGCTATACGGGATGAGCTGAGAGGAAAGCAAGGCATGGATGGTTAGATAAAGGTGTTTCAAATGTAACATAGCACATTGCCAGGGAGCTCTTTATAAGTACTATAACTAGTGTCAGCAGCATTCAGTGGAAGTTACAGATATAACCTGCTCTGAATCCCATTGTTTTAGAATTACCAAATGGGAAGTTGACTAGTGGATGGACAAAGTTTTGTGGGCTTTGTGTTTAGTATATTAGCAATAGAAGACTGTTAATTATGTGACACAGGTTCCTGCTTTTTTCTCTAATATTCTTTTCTTCGGGGTAAAAACCCCCTCGTTTTACTTATCCTTCTTCAGATTATTTAGATCAGAAGTTGTACCATTCTTTGTAGTTTTAAACGTTGCTGGACTCGCTTTTCAGTTTTCACAGTTTTACAGTGTCATTGAATTTACTATTCACCAGATGTATCAGATGAGTTCTGGATAAGGACGCGTctattatagagttgcagttcCAAGTAGAAGTTCCTTTATATGGAGGTTGAAGTTGAAATTTCGCTGCGGGTTTGGATTTGGTTCATTGCTAAAACCAGACCaggttgcagacttgcagtagTTGGGACAATCTAAGCCTGCCATAATTGAATGGACACGCGTCCCTTAAAAGTGGAAAGTTATTCGTACGCAGATTGTAATGATATCGACGCATGGAATATGAGGGATCCAGAACTTCTACCCCATTCCGAAATTTTCACTGTTAAATAGTTTTTTGGTCAAATTTAAAAGGCCGGTAGGGTTTTGATGCCGAATCTCATACTCCCAAATTTAAACTATGGAACTTAATTGTGCTACTAATTTTTTACGATAAACTTCTAAGCACTAAAATGTTCTTACTTATCAGTTCATATGTTGGTT
Coding sequences:
- the LOC112170441 gene encoding uncharacterized protein LOC112170441, whose product is MLVAKDEWTSAAMTDDVLVVELLLRLKESRAASSSSSPLLHYPFTAKSVIPRWGLRLPRSKASGSAASSSRCDAVCRRNNSKKDDSTRCSPTTPLSWSGGSGGGSPSGTADGFEESSRPRSKGTATYESTSTTNGIKRARKKKSYDELKEEETSLLKERTNLRKEIATLQATFKEQRAKNEHLKRAKLDLNLHSSATNLIAYFDGAENAIASQPHQRIAPPSFGHFPSHLLSHATPYVNPYPQLDSSDEHKAASSSGNNSFVLPDLNMVPFEEDSGSEMLYGMS